One Nocardioides luti DNA window includes the following coding sequences:
- a CDS encoding glycoside hydrolase family 31 protein, producing MNRSRRSTTLTALTAAGVLALGLLAVAPPAPATPASSEASVRADEPVVVTGRGVRAVIERHPFRLTVQDGAGRTVLSEVPHADVDVQTEPPTTDPLPPGVDNQETTTLYSPLSFLVGTEQLRQQPADEWIANLAGGSRSGVQYAARDVLSAEPEGAGVRLVLSTSDPTGRTLLVQVRPQRSGALRVTARPDPADGVAMLGDSFTARAREGFFGFGGRHDLLDQRGRVLSSFVNQENLAAQAENTGAGLPGDYGMFPNGPSAAYYPQAEFFTRRYGFLLAQPELARFKLAADREDAWNVTASTAALDYLVAPGGPRRSVRTVTALSGRQPVPPRWALGTMLDRLVKNQGETYADYQAMLRRDVRDIDRYRLPLTGYRIEGWGFPGADNHGLALHTWVHAKPQHRMIQRLARRGIHALAYLRPWLEPDSAPVARGYAVTDADGAPYYVVGSGERRFALVDFTNPAAVAWWQRQVRQVLDLGFDGFMQDYGEQVLFDMHFHDGSTGYEQHNSYLTAYARATREEVTRYERAHPRRHPWFFTRAGYTGLPGTTAYDGGNFPGDETTDWGHASGLKSLATDMLNRSVGGAYGYGTDIGGYLDYTTPATSKELFLRWAAWAALSPVFRLHGTGLAGTHTPWSYDRQTVRIYRHLSQLHLRARPLLLRLWRRAARTGAPVVRPLWWQRPGDHRGWHEDQEWLVGPHLLVAPVVDEGATSRRVYLPRGCWQEHGRGERLRGHRTVRVHAGLGTLPWFSTCGTSPLGRA from the coding sequence GTGAACCGATCCCGTCGCTCGACCACCCTGACCGCCCTGACCGCGGCAGGGGTGCTGGCGCTCGGGCTGCTGGCCGTCGCACCGCCCGCCCCGGCGACTCCGGCCTCCTCTGAAGCGTCGGTGCGCGCCGACGAGCCGGTGGTCGTCACGGGCCGGGGCGTCCGCGCGGTGATCGAGCGGCACCCGTTCCGCCTCACCGTCCAGGACGGCGCCGGGCGCACGGTGCTGAGCGAGGTGCCGCACGCCGACGTCGACGTCCAGACCGAGCCGCCGACCACCGACCCGCTGCCGCCCGGGGTCGACAACCAGGAGACGACGACGCTCTACTCGCCGCTGTCGTTCCTCGTCGGCACCGAGCAGCTGCGGCAGCAGCCCGCCGACGAGTGGATCGCCAACCTCGCGGGCGGCAGCCGCTCGGGCGTGCAGTACGCCGCTCGCGACGTGCTCAGCGCGGAGCCCGAGGGCGCCGGCGTACGCCTCGTGCTGTCGACCAGCGACCCGACCGGCCGGACCCTGCTCGTCCAGGTGCGGCCGCAGCGCTCCGGTGCCCTGCGCGTGACCGCGCGGCCCGACCCGGCCGACGGGGTCGCGATGCTGGGCGACTCGTTCACGGCGCGCGCCCGCGAGGGCTTCTTCGGCTTCGGGGGCCGTCACGACCTGCTCGACCAGCGGGGCCGGGTGCTCTCGAGCTTCGTCAACCAGGAGAACCTGGCGGCCCAGGCCGAGAACACCGGTGCCGGCCTGCCCGGCGACTACGGCATGTTCCCGAACGGGCCGAGCGCCGCCTACTACCCGCAGGCGGAGTTCTTCACGCGGCGCTACGGCTTCCTGCTGGCGCAGCCCGAGCTCGCCCGCTTCAAGCTGGCCGCCGACCGCGAGGACGCCTGGAACGTCACCGCGTCGACCGCGGCGCTGGACTACCTGGTCGCGCCCGGGGGGCCGCGGCGCTCGGTGCGCACCGTGACCGCGCTCAGCGGGCGCCAGCCGGTGCCGCCGCGGTGGGCGCTCGGCACGATGCTCGACCGGCTCGTCAAGAACCAGGGCGAGACGTACGCCGACTACCAGGCCATGCTGCGCCGGGACGTCCGCGACATCGACCGGTACCGCCTGCCGCTCACCGGCTACCGGATCGAGGGCTGGGGCTTCCCCGGCGCCGACAACCACGGCCTGGCGCTGCACACCTGGGTGCACGCGAAGCCGCAGCACCGGATGATCCAGCGGCTCGCCCGTCGTGGCATCCACGCGCTGGCCTACCTGCGCCCCTGGCTGGAGCCGGACTCCGCCCCCGTCGCGCGGGGGTACGCCGTCACGGACGCCGACGGCGCGCCGTACTACGTCGTGGGCTCGGGGGAGCGCCGCTTCGCGCTCGTCGACTTCACGAACCCGGCCGCGGTCGCGTGGTGGCAGCGGCAGGTCCGGCAGGTGCTGGACCTCGGCTTCGACGGGTTCATGCAGGACTACGGCGAGCAGGTGCTCTTCGACATGCACTTCCACGACGGGTCCACCGGCTACGAGCAGCACAACAGCTACCTCACGGCGTACGCCCGGGCCACGCGCGAGGAGGTGACCCGCTACGAGCGGGCGCACCCGCGGCGGCACCCGTGGTTCTTCACGCGTGCCGGCTACACGGGCCTGCCCGGCACCACGGCGTACGACGGGGGCAACTTCCCCGGCGACGAGACCACCGACTGGGGGCACGCCTCGGGCCTGAAGTCGCTCGCGACGGACATGCTGAACCGCTCCGTGGGCGGTGCCTACGGCTACGGGACGGACATCGGCGGCTACCTCGACTACACGACACCGGCCACCAGCAAGGAGCTGTTCCTCCGCTGGGCCGCCTGGGCGGCGCTGAGCCCCGTCTTCCGCCTGCACGGGACCGGGCTGGCCGGCACGCACACGCCCTGGTCCTACGACCGCCAGACCGTGCGGATCTACCGCCACCTCTCGCAGCTGCACCTGCGCGCGCGGCCGCTGCTGCTGCGCCTGTGGCGGCGCGCGGCCCGCACGGGCGCGCCGGTAGTGCGCCCGCTGTGGTGGCAGCGCCCCGGCGACCACCGCGGGTGGCACGAGGACCAGGAGTGGCTGGTCGGGCCGCACCTGCTGGTGGCCCCCGTCGTCGACGAGGGGGCGACCTCGCGACGGGTCTACCTGCCCCGCGGCTGCTGGCAGGAGCACGGCCGCGGCGAGCGGCTGCGCGGGCACCGGACGGTGCGGGTGCACGCCGGGCTGGGGACGCTGCCGTGGTTCAGCACCTGCGGGACCTCGCCGCTCGGTCGCGCCTGA
- a CDS encoding CsbD family protein: protein MSLSDKAKNAAQDATGKVKEAAGDLTNNDKLKAEGKADQAEASVKKTGEDVKDVFKS, encoded by the coding sequence ATGAGTCTCAGCGACAAGGCCAAGAACGCCGCCCAGGACGCGACCGGCAAGGTCAAGGAAGCCGCGGGCGACCTGACCAACAACGACAAGCTGAAGGCCGAGGGCAAGGCCGACCAGGCCGAGGCCAGCGTCAAGAAGACCGGCGAGGACGTCAAGGACGTCTTCAAGTCCTGA
- a CDS encoding TetR/AcrR family transcriptional regulator C-terminal domain-containing protein has product MTPHERELTTTDADGHPDADAAIVLGEDPPSARVPLDRRRIVDAALEHIEESGLATLTMRRLGARLDVEAMSLYRYVPGKEDLLDAIVEILIGDMHEDPEVLAAPECGWQDFLQRLAHGVRRVALAHPKSFPLVASRPPEAPWLRPPLRSLDWVETFLSGLCSDGFSDEAAVAGYRAFTSFLLGHLLLEVSSLGADIGPLDVLEDGDDEDPRLRDHPTVRRLRRGLGEDHAAAEFEEALEELLNRIAVIRVEL; this is encoded by the coding sequence ATGACCCCCCACGAGCGTGAGCTGACCACGACGGACGCGGACGGGCACCCCGACGCGGACGCGGCCATCGTCCTGGGCGAGGACCCGCCCTCGGCGCGGGTCCCGCTGGACCGCCGCCGCATCGTCGACGCGGCCCTCGAGCACATCGAGGAGTCGGGCCTGGCCACGCTCACCATGCGTCGCCTCGGCGCCCGGCTGGACGTCGAGGCGATGTCGCTCTACCGCTACGTCCCCGGCAAGGAGGACCTGTTGGACGCGATCGTCGAGATCCTCATCGGCGACATGCACGAGGACCCGGAGGTCCTGGCCGCGCCCGAGTGCGGGTGGCAGGACTTCCTGCAACGGCTCGCCCACGGCGTACGCCGGGTGGCGCTGGCGCACCCGAAGTCGTTCCCGCTGGTGGCCTCCCGGCCGCCCGAGGCGCCCTGGCTGCGCCCGCCGCTGCGCAGCCTGGACTGGGTCGAGACCTTCCTGTCCGGGCTGTGCAGCGACGGCTTCAGCGACGAGGCGGCCGTGGCCGGCTACCGCGCCTTCACGAGCTTCCTGCTGGGCCACCTGCTCCTCGAGGTGTCCTCGCTGGGGGCGGACATCGGGCCGCTCGACGTGCTCGAGGACGGCGACGACGAGGACCCGCGGCTGCGCGACCACCCCACGGTCCGGCGGCTGCGCCGCGGCCTGGGGGAGGACCACGCCGCCGCGGAGTTCGAGGAGGCGCTGGAGGAGCTGCTGAACCGGATCGCGGTGATCCGTGTCGAGCTCTGA